The proteins below come from a single Mus musculus strain C57BL/6J chromosome 5, GRCm38.p6 C57BL/6J genomic window:
- the Gm7361 gene encoding spermatogenesis associated glutamate (E)-rich protein-like: protein MALFARLCRLFQRANVDGRETREGRKDAGLPSERNEGRRRGTWRMWMAHRQTTSPVPVTSKKQFEKEEKELIKKIQLTTEETNELRDRLIYVTEGSMNKRPYHRQTRHYKELKLKEKEIMTFLNDLEMENMEARENNQELKKEKNFYRNLHSRILLEENLIKKKLAILQQESKEIQADWAIIHQLLVELNLSGKDEQEKTSNLETQEHQVSEAARELGLATAEEDSILQKELPCQEAPAEHHPQHPPSSSDESSSDESSYSTCPEWE from the exons ATGGCCTTGTTTGCCCGACTCTGCAGACTTTTTCAGAGAGCAAATGTGGAtgggagagagaccagagaggggaggaaggatgctGGCCTTCCATCTGAGAGGAATGAAGGACGAAGGAGGGGAACTTGGCGAATGTGGA TGGCTCACAGACAGACAACATCCCCTGTACCTGTCACAAGCAAAAAGCAgtttgagaaggaagagaaagagctgATCAAAAAGATCCAGCTCACTACCGAGGAGACAAATGAGCTGAGAGATCGCCTGATCTACGTGACCGAGGGATCCATGAACAAGAG GCCCTACCACAGGCAAACTCGACATTATAAAGAACTGAAATTAAAGGAGAAGGAGATCATGACATTTCTAAACGACTTAGAGATGGAGAACATGGAGGCCCGAGAGAACAATCAGGAGCTCAAGAAGGAGAAAAATTTCTATCG TAACCTGCACAGCCGGATCCTGCTGGAGGAGAATCTTATAAAGAAGAAGTTGGCGATATTGCAGCAGGAGAGCAAGGAAATACAGGCTGATTGGGCCATCATTCACCAACTTTTGGTGGAGTTGAACCTGAGTGGTAAAGATGAACAGGAGAAGACCAGCAACCTGGAGACTCAAGAACATCAG gtctcagaagctgcaagagagctgggattggccacagctgaagaagacagcatcttgcaGAAGGAGTTGCCATGCCAGGAGGCCCCTGCTGAGcaccatccccagcacccaccatcTTCCTCGGATGAATCTTCCTCAGATGAATCTTCTTATAGCACATGTCCTGAGTGGGAATAG
- the Gm7361 gene encoding spermatogenesis associated glutamate (E)-rich protein-like isoform X2: MRFVNLAMIHKPFHGTPPIKVAHRQTTSPVPVTSKKQFEKEEKELIKKIQLTTEETNELRDRLIYVTEGSMNKRPYHRQTRHYKELKLKEKEIMTFLNDLEMENMEARENNQELKKEKNFYRNLHSRILLEENLIKKKLAILQQESKEIQADWAIIHQLLVELNLSGKDEQEKTSNLETQEHQVSEAARELGLATAEEDSILQKELPCQEAPAEHHPQHPPSSSDESSSDESSYSTCPEWE; encoded by the exons atgaggtttgttaatcttgcAATGATCCATAAACCATTCCATGGGACCCCTCCAATTAAAG TGGCTCACAGACAGACAACATCCCCTGTACCTGTCACAAGCAAAAAGCAgtttgagaaggaagagaaagagctgATCAAAAAGATCCAGCTCACTACCGAGGAGACAAATGAGCTGAGAGATCGCCTGATCTACGTGACCGAGGGATCCATGAACAAGAG GCCCTACCACAGGCAAACTCGACATTATAAAGAACTGAAATTAAAGGAGAAGGAGATCATGACATTTCTAAACGACTTAGAGATGGAGAACATGGAGGCCCGAGAGAACAATCAGGAGCTCAAGAAGGAGAAAAATTTCTATCG TAACCTGCACAGCCGGATCCTGCTGGAGGAGAATCTTATAAAGAAGAAGTTGGCGATATTGCAGCAGGAGAGCAAGGAAATACAGGCTGATTGGGCCATCATTCACCAACTTTTGGTGGAGTTGAACCTGAGTGGTAAAGATGAACAGGAGAAGACCAGCAACCTGGAGACTCAAGAACATCAG gtctcagaagctgcaagagagctgggattggccacagctgaagaagacagcatcttgcaGAAGGAGTTGCCATGCCAGGAGGCCCCTGCTGAGcaccatccccagcacccaccatcTTCCTCGGATGAATCTTCCTCAGATGAATCTTCTTATAGCACATGTCCTGAGTGGGAATAG
- the Gm7361 gene encoding spermatogenesis associated glutamate (E)-rich protein-like isoform X4, producing the protein MAHRQTTSPVPVTSKKQFEKEEKELIKKIQLTTEETNELRDRLIYVTEGSMNKRPYHRQTRHYKELKLKEKEIMTFLNDLEMENMEARENNQELKKEKNFYRNLHSRILLEENLIKKKLAILQQESKEIQADWAIIHQLLVELNLSGKDEQEKTSNLETQEHQVSEAARELGLATAEEDSILQKELPCQEAPAEHHPQHPPSSSDESSSDESSYSTCPEWE; encoded by the exons TGGCTCACAGACAGACAACATCCCCTGTACCTGTCACAAGCAAAAAGCAgtttgagaaggaagagaaagagctgATCAAAAAGATCCAGCTCACTACCGAGGAGACAAATGAGCTGAGAGATCGCCTGATCTACGTGACCGAGGGATCCATGAACAAGAG GCCCTACCACAGGCAAACTCGACATTATAAAGAACTGAAATTAAAGGAGAAGGAGATCATGACATTTCTAAACGACTTAGAGATGGAGAACATGGAGGCCCGAGAGAACAATCAGGAGCTCAAGAAGGAGAAAAATTTCTATCG TAACCTGCACAGCCGGATCCTGCTGGAGGAGAATCTTATAAAGAAGAAGTTGGCGATATTGCAGCAGGAGAGCAAGGAAATACAGGCTGATTGGGCCATCATTCACCAACTTTTGGTGGAGTTGAACCTGAGTGGTAAAGATGAACAGGAGAAGACCAGCAACCTGGAGACTCAAGAACATCAG gtctcagaagctgcaagagagctgggattggccacagctgaagaagacagcatcttgcaGAAGGAGTTGCCATGCCAGGAGGCCCCTGCTGAGcaccatccccagcacccaccatcTTCCTCGGATGAATCTTCCTCAGATGAATCTTCTTATAGCACATGTCCTGAGTGGGAATAG
- the Gm7361 gene encoding spermatogenesis associated glutamate (E)-rich protein-like isoform X3, translating into MNDMEKSPERHIPVAHRQTTSPVPVTSKKQFEKEEKELIKKIQLTTEETNELRDRLIYVTEGSMNKRPYHRQTRHYKELKLKEKEIMTFLNDLEMENMEARENNQELKKEKNFYRNLHSRILLEENLIKKKLAILQQESKEIQADWAIIHQLLVELNLSGKDEQEKTSNLETQEHQVSEAARELGLATAEEDSILQKELPCQEAPAEHHPQHPPSSSDESSSDESSYSTCPEWE; encoded by the exons TGGCTCACAGACAGACAACATCCCCTGTACCTGTCACAAGCAAAAAGCAgtttgagaaggaagagaaagagctgATCAAAAAGATCCAGCTCACTACCGAGGAGACAAATGAGCTGAGAGATCGCCTGATCTACGTGACCGAGGGATCCATGAACAAGAG GCCCTACCACAGGCAAACTCGACATTATAAAGAACTGAAATTAAAGGAGAAGGAGATCATGACATTTCTAAACGACTTAGAGATGGAGAACATGGAGGCCCGAGAGAACAATCAGGAGCTCAAGAAGGAGAAAAATTTCTATCG TAACCTGCACAGCCGGATCCTGCTGGAGGAGAATCTTATAAAGAAGAAGTTGGCGATATTGCAGCAGGAGAGCAAGGAAATACAGGCTGATTGGGCCATCATTCACCAACTTTTGGTGGAGTTGAACCTGAGTGGTAAAGATGAACAGGAGAAGACCAGCAACCTGGAGACTCAAGAACATCAG gtctcagaagctgcaagagagctgggattggccacagctgaagaagacagcatcttgcaGAAGGAGTTGCCATGCCAGGAGGCCCCTGCTGAGcaccatccccagcacccaccatcTTCCTCGGATGAATCTTCCTCAGATGAATCTTCTTATAGCACATGTCCTGAGTGGGAATAG